CCACCTGGTGCTTCCGCCCCGCCGGCGCCTGCGGATCCGCCGCCGGTGCTCGCTCCGGCCTGCGGCACGAACATGGCTGTCAGGCTTCCGAAGCCGTCGGGACTCTGGGCGGCAGTGGCGGTGAGGACCGTCAGGAGGGCTGCGGCAGCGGCAACAGCCGTGACGCGGACCGTGGGTTTCGGGGCGTGTGCTCCCCTTTCCCCCCGCCGTGCAGTCTGGACGGTGCCGTGCCCCGCGCCGGCTCCAGCCGTCGTCGTATATTTGCGTGACCAGCTGGGCAGGCCTGGTCCGGAGGGTGCGGGTGGCACCGCGGAGGGCACGACGGCGGGCGGCGCCCCAGCGGCGGACGTTTCAATTCCTGCCGCTTCAGTTTCGAGCGCTGCCGTTTCTGCGTGGGCTGCAGCGTGGGCGAGGAGCGCGGCCACGGCCGCGCCGAGGCAAATGGAGGACTTGGGATCCGCGTCCACGGCAATGGGCCGGTCCAGCTCTTCCGACACCACCTGCGCTACCAGCGGGATCCGGGACGAGCCGCCGATCAGCAGCACCGCGGACAGGTCTGCCGGTTCCAGGTGGAGCTGGGCCAGGGAGCGCTCCAGCGCGTCCACCGTCTCCCGCACGGGCTCTTCGATCAGGGCCTCGAACTCGGAGCGGACCAGGCGGATTTGCTGCTGGACACCGGGCAGGAGCACGGGAATGCTCGCCTCACTGTCCGAGGACAGGGCTTCCTTGGCCTCCACGCATTCGCGCCGGAGGCGGGCCAGCGCCCCGATGGCCGCGGGGTCGGTGGGGTCGAGGTCTGCCAGGGCGGTGCCGCTGTGCCCGGCAACATAGCTGAACACAGCTGCGTCGAAGTCGGCCCCGCCCAGGTCTTCGATGCCCTCCGGACGGCCCAGCAGTTCGAAGCGGCTGCTGCCGGACTTCCGCAGGACCGCGGTATCAAAGGTGCCGCCGCCGAGGTCGTACACCGCGATGGTGCTGCCCTCCTCCACCCGTACCTGCGATGCGTAGTGCAGTGCCGCGGCTTCGGGTTCGGGAAGGAGGGTGACGTTTTCCAGGCCGTGGGAGGCGAGGGCGGCGCGGATGACGGATAAGCGGTGGATGCCCCACGCAGCGGGGTGGGTGAGGTAGACGGCCGACGGCGGGCCCCCCTCGCGTTCAGCAGCGCGGTCTGCCACCCAACGGGCCATGGTGGCGAAGACGTCCTCCGGCTGCAGCGCCAGGGTGCCCAGGATGATGGGAACGTCGTCGCCGATGCGGCGTTTGAATTCCCGCACCACGCGTTCCGGCGAGTCCAGACCGCGGCGTTCCGCGACCTCGCCCACCAGGACAGTGCCTTCCTCCGGGAAGTACACCACGGAGGGAACCGATGCTCCACGCGCGCCCAAAGGCAGGCACTCAGGCACAGCGGAGGGACCATGGTGAAAACGAACAACGGCGGCTGCCGTGAAACTGGTCCCGACGTCTACGGCGAGAGCGTAGCTCATGGTTACCTCGGAAGGCTGGCGGTCCACATGCAAGCTTCATCACAGTGAACGTCACCAACGTAGCATTTCCGACGGACCATCGGACAGCCCTGTTGCTACATCGAATGGTTATTCAGCGGCCAGTTGCCGCGTTGCGGGTGGATTCCCCGCCCAAGACCCGAACGGACCCTTTTCTAGAGGCCGGAGTAGGAGTGGAGCCCGTTGAAGAACTGGTTCACGATGGTGAAGTTGAAGATCACGCACAGGTAGCCCACGATCGACAGCCACGCGGCGCGTGTCCCGGTCCAGCCGCGGGTGGCACGGGCGTGCAGGTATCCGGCGTAGACAACCCAGATCACGAACGTCCACACCTCTTTGGTGTCCCAGCCCCAGAACCGGCCCCATGCTTTTTCCGCCCAGATGGCACCGAACATGAGGGTGAAGGTCCAGCCGATGAAGGCGATGGCGTTGATCCGGTAGGAGAGGTTCTCCAGGCTCAGCGCGGAGGGCACCAGGCGCATGAAACCGAGCTTGTCGGCGCCGCCGGCTGCAACGGTCTTCTGCCGGTGGGACTGCACCAGCTGCAGGGCGGACATCGCGAACGTCAGGGTGAACAGGGCCGAGGAAAGCACGGCAATGGATACGTGGATGACCAGCCAGTAGCTCTGGAGGGCGGGGACCAGGTGGCCCACGGGGGTCCAGAAGGCCACGGAGGCAGCCACCAGCATGATGATTACCAGGCCCACCACGAAGGTGCCCAGGAAGCGCAGGTCGCGCCGGATAAGGGAGAGCAGGAAGACGGCCGCCACCAGGAACGCGCCGGTGGTGAGGAACTCGTACATGTTGCCCCACGGCACGCGGCCCGCGCCCAGGGCCCTGGTGACCACGCCGGCGCCGTGGATGAGGACGGCGAGGGTGGTCAGGGCCACGGCGACCCGCGCCGGAACCCGGCGCTCCGTGGCGTACTTCATGTCGCCGTCGGCCGTGACGACACCGCCGGCCCCTGCGCCGCCGGCCTTGGCAGCGGACGACGACGGACGCTCGGCCCGGTCAGCGGGGCCGTCCAGGCGCGCCCCTGCGGAGGCGGCGCCGACACCGGCCGCAACCGGAACCTTGGTGGCAGCCCCGGCCTGCGCGGCCTTGAGGTCAACTGCGCGCAGGGCCTTGCTGCTCTTGGCCAGGTCCCAGGCGAAGGCAATGAAGGCCACTGTGTAGGTGCCCGCCGCCAGCAGCATGAAGAGTTCGCTGTACTGGCCCATGGTTTCGTTGATTCCAAATGGCATTACTGGTCCTTTTCGGGCCCTGTGGGGCCTGCTGGGGTGGTGACGGAGCCTTCGGCCTTTTCGGCGGAGCCTGCGACATTATCGCCTGTCCGGCTGGGAGTTTGCTGGGACGGGGCAGTATTTTCGGGGGCAGCAGCTTCAGGCGCAGCCTCGTCGGGCAGCTGCCACTCGGCAGCGAACAGTTTCCGCAGCGCGGCCGCCTCGCCCGCCAGCCGGTGGTCCTCGCCGCGGGCGAGCAGCCCGTATTCCACCATGGTGCGGCCGTCGTCAGCGGTGCCGGTGCGTACCCAGACGCGCCGGCGGTTGACGTAGAGCGAAAGGATCAGGCCGGCCACGGCCAGCAAGGCGAAGATCAGGGCGTACAGCTGCCCGGGGTTGTGGTGGATGTCCACGCCGATGTACCGCTTCACGCCGTCGAAGCTGATGCTGCCCTTGCCGTCCGGCAGGGTGTAGGTGGAGCCGGGTGCCAGCGTGATGCCCCCGGCCGCCAGGTTCCTGGCGTTCAGCGGGGTCAGGTTCTTGACGTCCAGTTCGAAGACGTTCTGCGGAGCACCCTTGTTCAGGCCCAGGTCGCCGTAGTAGGAGTTCAGTGTCAGCTGCGGGTTGAACAGCTCAGGGTCGGCGCTGAAGGAGACGTTCTTATCCGTCACGAACGCGGTGGGGAGGAAGAAGCCCACGAAGCCCAGCTGGTCCGGCTGGGCGTCGGGGACCTTGATCACCACGGAGGAGTAGTAGTTCTCGCCCTGCAGCTTGGCCACCACCGGACCCTGCATGGCCACGTTGCCCGCCCCGTCCCGGATGGTCACCACCGGCGCGTAGCCGTTGCCGGTGAGGTAGATGCTGGTGCCGCCCAGGCTCACGGGGTCGTTGACCTTCAGGATCTCCTGCTTGGGCGGAGCGTCCGGGTTTTCCTTGGTGGTCACAGTGGCGGCGAAATCGATGGGCTGGCCGAACTTGCCCCGGGATTCGCGGTCGAAGGTGATGTTGAACTTGTCCAGCTGGAGCGAGTACGGCTGGAGCTGGCTGGACTGGAAGTTGGTGCCCGGGTTGAACTGGTCATAGCCCACCAGGGTGTTCACAAATGTGTCGCCTTCCACCAGGATGCGCTGGCCGCTGTATCCGAACAGGCCACCGGCAGCCACGGACACCAGCACGCCGATAAGCGACGTGTGGAAGACCAGGTTGCCCACTTCCTTCATGAAGCCGCGTTCGGCACCCAGGGACGGAAGGGCGCCGTCGGCATCCCTGACCTCCACCCGGTAGCCGCGCTTCCGCAGCAGTCCGGCCGCACCGTTGATGGCGTCCGACGCCGGGACGGCGCCACTGGCGGGGATCACCAGGGTGCCGTATTCGGGCAGCCGGGACAGACGCTGCGGGGTCCGTGGCGGCTGTGAGCGCATGGCCTTGTAATGGGCGATGGCGCGCGGCACCACGCAACCGATCAGGGAGATGAACAGCAGAAGGTAGATCGCCGAGAACCACGCCGAGGAGTAGACGTCGTAGAGCTGCAGGGAGTCCAGCAGCTTGCCGTAGTCCGGGTGGTCCTTGATGTACTGGGTCACCACGGCCGGGTTGGCGGGCCGCTGCGGGAACAGTGATCCGGGGACGGCGGCGACGGCGAGGAGCAGCAGCAGGAACAGCGCGGTGCGCATGCTGGTCAGCTGGGTCCAGGCCCACCGGAGCATGCCCTTGGGACCCAGGGCCGGGAGGGCGGCCTGGGCCTTCGCCTCTGCGACAGGGGCGGATTGCTTCTTCTTTACGTTCACACGCTCGCTCATCAGATCGGCAACTTCACATCGGTTTGGAACCAGTACTGCAGCCCGGTCACCCAGGCACCCCACACGCCGGTGGCCATCAGCAGCCCGAGCACCACCAGGATCCCGCCGCCGGTCCGCTGGATGGCCAGGCGGTGTTTGCGGAAGAACGCCATGACGCCCATGCCCCGGCGCAGGGCCAGCGCGATCAGCAGGAACGGGATGCCCAGTCCCAGGCTGTACACAAAGGCAAGGAAGGCGCCCTTGGCGGCCGAGGATCCGCCGGAAAGG
This region of Arthrobacter sp. DNA4 genomic DNA includes:
- a CDS encoding Hsp70 family protein; translation: MVYFPEEGTVLVGEVAERRGLDSPERVVREFKRRIGDDVPIILGTLALQPEDVFATMARWVADRAAEREGGPPSAVYLTHPAAWGIHRLSVIRAALASHGLENVTLLPEPEAAALHYASQVRVEEGSTIAVYDLGGGTFDTAVLRKSGSSRFELLGRPEGIEDLGGADFDAAVFSYVAGHSGTALADLDPTDPAAIGALARLRRECVEAKEALSSDSEASIPVLLPGVQQQIRLVRSEFEALIEEPVRETVDALERSLAQLHLEPADLSAVLLIGGSSRIPLVAQVVSEELDRPIAVDADPKSSICLGAAVAALLAHAAAHAETAALETEAAGIETSAAGAPPAVVPSAVPPAPSGPGLPSWSRKYTTTAGAGAGHGTVQTARRGERGAHAPKPTVRVTAVAAAAALLTVLTATAAQSPDGFGSLTAMFVPQAGASTGGGSAGAGGAEAPGGGEQQPLRRPSPSRASRPAPRSQTPSSPDSIRPPHPPAANPRPAAPLRVPL
- the ccsB gene encoding c-type cytochrome biogenesis protein CcsB, giving the protein MPFGINETMGQYSELFMLLAAGTYTVAFIAFAWDLAKSSKALRAVDLKAAQAGAATKVPVAAGVGAASAGARLDGPADRAERPSSSAAKAGGAGAGGVVTADGDMKYATERRVPARVAVALTTLAVLIHGAGVVTRALGAGRVPWGNMYEFLTTGAFLVAAVFLLSLIRRDLRFLGTFVVGLVIIMLVAASVAFWTPVGHLVPALQSYWLVIHVSIAVLSSALFTLTFAMSALQLVQSHRQKTVAAGGADKLGFMRLVPSALSLENLSYRINAIAFIGWTFTLMFGAIWAEKAWGRFWGWDTKEVWTFVIWVVYAGYLHARATRGWTGTRAAWLSIVGYLCVIFNFTIVNQFFNGLHSYSGL
- a CDS encoding cytochrome c biogenesis protein ResB, with product MSERVNVKKKQSAPVAEAKAQAALPALGPKGMLRWAWTQLTSMRTALFLLLLLAVAAVPGSLFPQRPANPAVVTQYIKDHPDYGKLLDSLQLYDVYSSAWFSAIYLLLFISLIGCVVPRAIAHYKAMRSQPPRTPQRLSRLPEYGTLVIPASGAVPASDAINGAAGLLRKRGYRVEVRDADGALPSLGAERGFMKEVGNLVFHTSLIGVLVSVAAGGLFGYSGQRILVEGDTFVNTLVGYDQFNPGTNFQSSQLQPYSLQLDKFNITFDRESRGKFGQPIDFAATVTTKENPDAPPKQEILKVNDPVSLGGTSIYLTGNGYAPVVTIRDGAGNVAMQGPVVAKLQGENYYSSVVIKVPDAQPDQLGFVGFFLPTAFVTDKNVSFSADPELFNPQLTLNSYYGDLGLNKGAPQNVFELDVKNLTPLNARNLAAGGITLAPGSTYTLPDGKGSISFDGVKRYIGVDIHHNPGQLYALIFALLAVAGLILSLYVNRRRVWVRTGTADDGRTMVEYGLLARGEDHRLAGEAAALRKLFAAEWQLPDEAAPEAAAPENTAPSQQTPSRTGDNVAGSAEKAEGSVTTPAGPTGPEKDQ